Proteins encoded by one window of Porphyrobacter sp. YT40:
- the mobC gene encoding plasmid mobilization relaxosome protein MobC, with translation MARKPYDPPFSLRLSFEERARLAEQAEGMPLGAYIRSRLLDQPPRRKRLSQIDQDSLLRVLGQLGQSRIANNLNQLAKQANLGTLPVTPETEEALLDASKDIAEIRKLLIQALGLEVTP, from the coding sequence ATGGCACGAAAGCCATACGATCCTCCATTCTCGCTTCGGCTGTCATTCGAAGAGCGGGCACGGCTTGCAGAGCAAGCCGAAGGCATGCCGCTCGGAGCCTATATCCGCTCGCGCCTCCTCGATCAGCCACCGCGCCGCAAGCGTCTCAGCCAGATCGACCAAGATTCGCTGCTGCGCGTCCTTGGCCAGCTCGGCCAGTCGCGTATCGCGAACAACCTCAATCAGCTCGCAAAACAAGCCAATCTCGGAACGCTCCCCGTCACGCCTGAAACCGAAGAGGCATTGCTAGACGCCTCAAAGGACATTGCCGAGATACGGAAGCTGCTCATTCAGGCCTTGGGACTGGAGGTCACGCCATGA
- a CDS encoding reverse transcriptase-like protein, whose protein sequence is MQKDRPRRLKVYFDGGCRPNPGPIEVAVVARGVAHFYDDLGTGTSSDAEWTALHIALQVAQSLNAEEFDLIGDSLEVVRQANGASRPGSEAAAAHLARYKAAATHRRPRQIRWTPRGQNLAGIALAGRNR, encoded by the coding sequence GTGCAGAAGGATCGACCCCGCCGGCTCAAGGTCTATTTCGATGGCGGCTGCCGGCCCAACCCCGGCCCCATCGAAGTCGCCGTGGTCGCGCGCGGCGTCGCGCATTTCTATGATGATTTGGGCACCGGCACGAGCAGCGACGCCGAATGGACGGCGCTGCACATCGCGCTTCAGGTTGCGCAATCGCTCAACGCGGAGGAGTTCGACCTGATCGGCGATTCGCTGGAGGTCGTCCGGCAGGCCAATGGCGCATCCCGCCCGGGTTCCGAGGCCGCCGCCGCGCACCTTGCGCGCTACAAAGCCGCCGCCACGCACCGCCGACCGCGCCAGATCAGATGGACACCCCGCGGGCAAAACCTCGCCGGAATCGCGCTCGCCGGACGCAATCGCTGA
- a CDS encoding acetyl-CoA carboxylase carboxyltransferase subunit alpha gives MIQYLPFEKPIEALDKHVAELSALPEGLDEARMLRERADKLLADTYARLSPWERTLVARHPQRPRFEKLVAALFTDFLPIAGDRTFGDDAAIIGGFARFEGRKVMVIGHVKGEDTPGRLHHNFGMARPEGYRKAIRMMELADRFGLPVVTLVDTPGAFPGVDAEARGQAEAIARSTEACLSLGVPLVAVIFGEGGSGGAVALAAANRVLMLEHAVYSVISPEGCASILWRSAAQGPAAAEAMKVTAGDLLKLGVIHRIVYEPRGGAHRDPAETAKRLALALRAELDSLAVLSPAQLRREREDFFLKLG, from the coding sequence GTGATCCAGTACCTGCCCTTCGAAAAGCCGATCGAGGCGCTCGACAAGCACGTCGCCGAGCTTTCCGCTCTGCCCGAGGGGCTCGACGAGGCGCGGATGCTGCGCGAGCGGGCGGACAAGCTGCTGGCCGACACCTATGCGCGGCTCTCGCCGTGGGAGCGGACCCTTGTGGCGCGCCACCCGCAGCGTCCCCGGTTCGAGAAGCTGGTGGCCGCGCTGTTCACCGATTTCCTGCCCATCGCGGGCGACCGCACCTTTGGCGACGATGCCGCGATCATCGGTGGCTTCGCGCGCTTCGAGGGGCGCAAGGTGATGGTGATCGGCCATGTGAAGGGCGAGGATACGCCGGGGCGGCTCCACCACAATTTCGGCATGGCGCGGCCCGAGGGCTATCGCAAGGCGATCCGCATGATGGAACTGGCCGACCGCTTCGGCCTGCCGGTGGTGACGCTGGTCGATACCCCCGGTGCCTTCCCCGGTGTCGATGCCGAGGCGCGCGGGCAGGCCGAGGCCATCGCCCGCTCGACCGAGGCGTGCCTGTCGCTCGGCGTGCCGCTGGTGGCGGTGATTTTCGGCGAGGGCGGATCGGGCGGGGCGGTGGCGCTCGCAGCGGCGAACCGCGTGCTGATGCTGGAACACGCGGTCTATTCCGTGATCTCGCCCGAAGGCTGCGCCTCGATCCTGTGGCGCAGTGCTGCGCAAGGCCCCGCTGCCGCCGAGGCGATGAAGGTGACCGCGGGCGACCTGCTCAAGCTCGGCGTGATCCACCGCATCGTCTACGAACCGCGCGGCGGCGCGCACCGCGACCCTGCCGAGACCGCCAAACGGCTGGCGCTGGCTCTGCGCGCGGAGCTCGACAGCCTCGCCGTCCTCAGCCCTGCGCAGCTGCGCCGCGAGCGCGAGGATTTTTTCCTCAAGCTGGGATAA
- a CDS encoding relaxase — translation MILKASQRSGAAQLGQHLLKTEENEHVEVHEVRGFMSENVMGAMKEAHAMAKGTRCKQYLFSVSLNPPETENVAIEVFEGALASIEEKLGLQGQPRMVVFHEKEGRRHAHAVWSRIDAETMTAKQLSFFKSKLREVSKQLYLENGWKMPSGLMDSKARDPRNFTLEEWQQAKRAGLDAKTVKGIAQECWAVSDNTQTFAHALEERGLYLAKGDRRSHVAVTYEGEVFALSRLIGVKAKDVTARLGKADNLRSVEETKAHIAKAIAPRLDGFLKEAKRMARDALKPLAEKKKELQLAHAEERQRMAKGQRERWQRETKERASRLRTGVRGLWDRLTGDHAKMVKKNEFEAYYALRRDRDQRQAMLNAQHAERRKLQEQIKQTRERHARQILSLHNQAANYRLMRDGNQQSMRSEFSRSSGQAREQSRSVPTRGLELGR, via the coding sequence ATGATCCTCAAGGCCTCTCAGCGTAGTGGTGCGGCGCAACTCGGTCAGCACCTCCTCAAAACCGAAGAGAACGAGCATGTCGAGGTGCATGAAGTCCGTGGCTTCATGTCCGAGAACGTCATGGGCGCGATGAAAGAAGCCCATGCGATGGCCAAGGGGACGCGCTGCAAGCAATACCTATTCTCCGTCTCCCTCAACCCTCCTGAAACCGAAAATGTCGCCATCGAGGTCTTTGAAGGCGCGCTCGCGTCCATCGAAGAAAAGCTCGGCCTGCAAGGTCAGCCCCGCATGGTGGTCTTTCATGAAAAGGAAGGCCGCCGTCATGCGCATGCGGTCTGGTCGCGGATCGATGCCGAGACCATGACCGCCAAGCAGCTTTCCTTCTTCAAGTCGAAACTCCGCGAAGTCTCGAAGCAGCTCTATCTCGAAAACGGCTGGAAGATGCCGTCTGGCCTGATGGACAGCAAAGCGCGTGATCCGCGCAACTTCACACTCGAAGAATGGCAGCAGGCCAAACGCGCGGGACTGGATGCAAAGACCGTCAAAGGGATTGCCCAGGAATGCTGGGCGGTCTCGGACAACACCCAAACCTTTGCCCATGCGCTCGAAGAGCGCGGGCTGTATTTGGCCAAGGGCGACAGGCGCTCTCATGTCGCCGTCACCTATGAGGGCGAGGTCTTCGCGCTCTCGCGCCTGATCGGCGTCAAAGCCAAGGACGTGACGGCCCGCCTCGGAAAGGCGGACAACTTGCGCAGTGTCGAGGAAACCAAGGCGCATATTGCCAAAGCCATTGCGCCTCGCCTTGATGGCTTCCTGAAAGAAGCCAAGCGCATGGCGCGGGACGCGCTGAAACCGCTCGCTGAAAAGAAGAAGGAACTGCAACTGGCGCATGCCGAAGAGCGCCAGCGCATGGCCAAAGGCCAGCGCGAGCGGTGGCAGCGCGAGACCAAAGAGCGGGCAAGTCGCCTGCGGACGGGCGTGCGGGGCCTGTGGGATCGCCTCACGGGCGACCATGCCAAGATGGTCAAGAAGAACGAATTCGAGGCCTATTATGCGCTGCGCCGTGACCGCGATCAGCGTCAGGCCATGCTGAACGCTCAACATGCCGAACGCCGCAAACTGCAAGAGCAGATCAAGCAAACCCGTGAGCGTCATGCGCGGCAGATTCTGAGCCTGCATAATCAGGCAGCCAAT